Proteins from a genomic interval of Bacteroidota bacterium:
- a CDS encoding flippase-like domain-containing protein produces the protein MTEEAHSILKHFHFKKIIMPVIIGMGVAAFLIFQDFDMQVFRDAHWTWITTFWIFVALLLMAVRHLAYMYRIRLLTDKQLSWKRSYQVIMLWEFASSITPSVVGGSAVALFIVNKEGINMGRTTAVVLVTSLLDELFYILFVPIIILVVGYDKIFFGDIGFSFLNADLGMFGVFIAGYLFIILLQAIIVYGIFINPRGLKWVLIRLTKIPFLKKWKSKAVDTGNQIMATSKELKGKSLLFWTKAFIATVFSWTARFWVVNAIILGFIAVNDHLLIYGRQLVMWVILLISPTPGGSGVAEYIFTDFLGEFIPLGLSPALALLWRLLSYYPYIILGAIVLPGWIRRVYQIKDAVKEK, from the coding sequence ATGACTGAGGAAGCACATAGCATATTAAAGCATTTTCATTTCAAAAAAATTATTATGCCGGTAATTATTGGAATGGGAGTAGCTGCTTTTTTGATTTTTCAGGATTTTGATATGCAGGTCTTCAGAGATGCTCATTGGACCTGGATCACTACCTTTTGGATCTTTGTTGCTTTACTATTAATGGCTGTAAGGCATCTTGCTTATATGTACCGGATTCGTCTTTTAACTGATAAACAGCTAAGCTGGAAACGAAGCTATCAGGTAATTATGCTCTGGGAATTTGCATCCTCGATTACGCCATCGGTAGTTGGAGGTTCGGCTGTGGCGCTCTTTATCGTCAACAAAGAAGGAATTAACATGGGTAGAACAACGGCTGTAGTCTTGGTCACTTCTCTCCTCGATGAACTTTTTTATATCCTTTTTGTCCCAATTATCATACTCGTTGTTGGCTACGATAAAATCTTTTTTGGGGATATCGGATTTTCTTTTTTAAATGCGGATTTGGGCATGTTCGGGGTTTTCATAGCCGGATACCTTTTTATCATCTTACTTCAAGCCATCATCGTTTATGGGATTTTTATTAATCCAAGAGGTTTAAAATGGGTGTTGATTCGGTTAACCAAAATACCTTTCTTGAAAAAATGGAAAAGTAAAGCCGTAGATACTGGTAATCAAATCATGGCAACCTCAAAAGAGCTTAAAGGAAAATCACTGCTATTTTGGACCAAGGCATTTATAGCAACCGTGTTTTCCTGGACAGCACGTTTTTGGGTAGTAAATGCGATTATTTTAGGATTTATTGCTGTTAACGACCACCTATTAATTTATGGGCGACAATTGGTAATGTGGGTTATCCTGCTTATCAGTCCGACTCCCGGAGGAAGTGGAGTAGCAGAATATATTTTCACCGATTTCCTTGGAGAATTTATTCCATTGGGACTATCACCAGCGTTGGCTTTACTCTGGAGACTATTAAGCTATTATCCCTACATTATTCTTGGGGCAATTGTATTACCTGGTTGGATACGTAGGGTTTACCAAATAAAAGATGCAGTAAAAGAAAAGTAA
- a CDS encoding Hsp20/alpha crystallin family protein: MNLIKFNNQPRFTNLFDHVMFNDVLANDYHANYCRKPATNIIENEDNFELSLAVPGLEKDDIKIDLEDNLLTISAEKEVKTENVNFSRKEFAYHSFSRAFTLPKTVEADKIKADYKNGILNIIIPKIEEAKLKKAIQIS, encoded by the coding sequence ATGAACTTAATAAAATTTAACAACCAGCCACGATTTACAAATCTTTTTGATCATGTAATGTTTAACGATGTTTTAGCCAATGATTATCATGCCAATTATTGCCGAAAACCAGCAACCAATATCATTGAAAATGAAGATAATTTTGAGCTGAGTTTGGCTGTACCGGGATTAGAAAAAGACGATATCAAAATTGATTTGGAAGACAATCTGTTAACAATTTCAGCAGAAAAAGAAGTAAAAACTGAAAACGTAAACTTTTCAAGAAAAGAATTTGCTTATCACAGTTTTAGCAGAGCTTTTACTTTGCCTAAAACAGTGGAAGCTGATAAAATTAAAGCAGATTATAAAAACGGGATTTTGAATATCATTATTCCCAAAATTGAAGAAGCTAAATTGAAGAAAGCAATTCAGATTTCATAA
- a CDS encoding B12-binding domain-containing radical SAM protein: MALTRLHLSKKLRIGLINPNRNLKDAAIHLGLGYLASYARQHHLDLEFKLLDTRIAHRKDFENFFSQAYDLFAFTASSQVFDEAIEMAEKLKQSYPETPICIGGSHASTEKERCLSGYPFDFAIYGEGEQTFSELIAYFKGEKELESIHGLIYKNESEKIYINTPRSLILNIDEIPFPAYDLFEMKKYHQHRLTTSRGCPYNCVFCNSSSLWTHKWRKRSPENIFAEIRFLIKHFGRKTIIFNDDSFNIDAKRVIEFCNLLIEKKLGIIWSTSIRVDLVTQEVADLMFKSGCYNVSVGIESANDEVLKRMNKNTTREKIYAGIQMLRKAGIDVMGQFMIGNPGDTLESVKESIEFARTSNLTGVEFYTALPYRDSLLWEFVEEHGKLLTDVEPYRYHNFRPRIIFETPEFPFDDRLKAIELAGKNGFYHALTHDEKNVLLDSGRIMAQSIQKIIKGKSGNKLYLGLRKVYRNFK; the protein is encoded by the coding sequence ATGGCTTTAACCAGATTACATCTCTCAAAAAAGTTGAGAATCGGACTAATCAATCCCAACCGAAACTTAAAAGATGCTGCCATTCATCTTGGGTTAGGTTATTTGGCTTCTTATGCCCGGCAACATCATTTGGATTTAGAGTTCAAGTTGTTGGATACCAGAATCGCCCATAGAAAAGATTTCGAGAATTTTTTTAGTCAGGCATACGATCTTTTTGCTTTCACTGCTTCAAGTCAGGTTTTTGACGAAGCCATTGAAATGGCTGAAAAACTAAAACAATCTTATCCCGAAACACCCATTTGTATTGGAGGCAGCCACGCCTCAACTGAAAAAGAAAGATGTTTATCGGGCTATCCTTTTGATTTTGCCATTTATGGCGAAGGTGAACAAACTTTTTCTGAGCTTATCGCTTATTTTAAAGGGGAGAAAGAACTTGAAAGCATCCATGGATTAATCTACAAAAATGAATCGGAAAAAATTTACATCAATACACCCCGATCACTGATTTTAAATATTGATGAAATTCCTTTTCCCGCCTATGATTTGTTTGAGATGAAGAAATATCATCAGCACCGATTGACAACAAGTAGAGGTTGTCCCTATAATTGCGTGTTCTGCAATTCTTCTTCACTATGGACCCATAAATGGCGCAAGCGTTCACCCGAAAATATTTTTGCTGAAATTAGGTTTTTAATCAAGCATTTTGGGCGAAAAACAATCATTTTTAACGACGATAGTTTTAATATTGACGCTAAAAGAGTAATCGAATTTTGTAATTTATTAATTGAGAAAAAACTTGGGATCATCTGGTCAACCTCCATTCGGGTTGATTTGGTTACACAGGAAGTTGCAGATTTGATGTTCAAATCGGGGTGCTACAATGTAAGTGTCGGGATTGAATCGGCTAATGACGAAGTGTTGAAACGGATGAACAAAAATACCACCAGGGAAAAAATTTATGCAGGAATCCAAATGCTTCGCAAAGCCGGGATTGATGTGATGGGGCAATTTATGATCGGCAATCCGGGCGACACTTTGGAAAGCGTAAAAGAATCGATTGAATTTGCCAGAACTTCTAATTTGACCGGCGTTGAATTTTATACAGCCTTGCCTTATCGCGATTCCTTATTATGGGAATTTGTAGAGGAACATGGTAAACTGCTTACCGATGTAGAACCTTATCGATATCACAATTTTCGCCCACGTATTATTTTTGAAACTCCGGAATTTCCTTTTGACGATCGTTTAAAAGCCATTGAACTAGCCGGGAAAAATGGATTTTATCATGCCCTAACTCACGACGAGAAAAATGTGTTGCTTGATAGCGGACGGATCATGGCTCAATCCATTCAAAAGATCATAAAAGGCAAAAGTGGGAATAAACTTTATTTGGGGTTGAGAAAGGTTTATAGAAATTTTAAATAA
- the rfbB gene encoding dTDP-glucose 4,6-dehydratase, protein MKTILITGGAGFIGSHLVRLFVNKYPEYKIVNLDKLTYAGNLANLTDIEKAPNYEFVKGDIVDGDFIQKLFEERKFDGVIHLAAESHVDRSISNPMEFIFTNIVGTVNLLNAAKHSWKDQMEGKLFYHISTDEVYGSLGETGLFTETTAYDPHSPYSASKASSDHLVRAYNDTFGLPTVISNCSNNYGGFQFPEKLIPLFIHNIKNNKPLPVYGKGENIRDWLYVEDHARAIDLVFHKGKNGETYNIGGNNEWTNIDLIKLMCKKMDQKLGRQEGSSEKLITYVKDRAGHDLRYAIDSSKLQKELGWKPSLQFEEGIEKTIDWYLENENWLNNVTSGSYLKYYEEQYSENRF, encoded by the coding sequence ATGAAGACTATCTTAATTACAGGAGGAGCAGGTTTTATTGGATCGCATCTGGTGCGATTATTCGTAAATAAATATCCTGAGTACAAAATAGTTAATCTTGACAAACTTACCTATGCAGGGAATTTGGCAAATTTAACCGATATCGAAAAAGCTCCGAATTATGAATTCGTTAAAGGCGATATCGTTGACGGCGATTTTATTCAGAAATTGTTTGAAGAAAGAAAATTTGACGGGGTTATCCACCTTGCGGCCGAATCGCATGTTGATCGATCCATTTCAAATCCAATGGAATTTATTTTCACCAATATTGTTGGTACGGTAAATTTGCTAAATGCTGCAAAACATAGCTGGAAAGATCAAATGGAGGGGAAATTATTTTATCACATTTCTACTGATGAGGTTTATGGCTCACTGGGTGAAACAGGGCTTTTCACAGAAACTACCGCTTACGATCCGCATAGTCCATACTCAGCATCCAAGGCAAGTTCCGATCATTTGGTTAGAGCCTATAACGATACTTTTGGGCTTCCAACGGTAATTTCAAATTGTTCGAATAATTATGGTGGTTTTCAGTTTCCTGAAAAATTGATTCCGCTATTCATCCATAACATTAAAAACAATAAACCTTTGCCGGTTTACGGAAAAGGTGAAAATATCCGCGATTGGCTGTATGTTGAAGATCATGCACGTGCTATCGATTTAGTTTTCCATAAAGGAAAAAACGGAGAGACTTATAATATTGGGGGAAATAATGAATGGACCAATATTGATTTGATCAAATTGATGTGTAAAAAAATGGATCAAAAATTGGGTCGTCAAGAAGGAAGCTCAGAAAAATTGATCACTTATGTAAAAGACCGCGCTGGTCATGATTTGCGTTATGCCATCGATTCTTCTAAACTACAAAAAGAGTTGGGCTGGAAACCCAGTTTACAGTTTGAAGAAGGAATAGAAAAAACCATCGACTGGTATCTTGAGAATGAAAATTGGTTGAACAATGTTACTTCGGGATCTTATTTAAAATATTACGAAGAACAATATTCGGAAAATAGATTCTAG
- the galE gene encoding UDP-glucose 4-epimerase GalE, which yields MKILVTGGTGYIGSHTCVELQQKGYEVIIVDNLSNSNIKVLDAIEKISGIKPAFENFDLADSQKTVDFFKRNSDIDGIIHFAAFKAVGESVDLPLKYYHNNLFSLVNILQSMKDNGIVNLVFSSSCTVYGQPEKLPVSEDAPIQKAESPYGNTKQISEEIIFDTVKSSNIKGIALRYFNPIGAHESAIIGELPLGVPNCLMPYITQTAIGTRQQLSVFGDDYNTPDGTAIRDYIHIVDLAKAHVIAVERMVNQKMKKTFEYFNLGTGNGYSVLEVIKSFEKVSGQKLNYKIVGRRAGDVEQVWADTNFANVELGWKAQKTLDEMTLSAWKWEKKLKEN from the coding sequence ATGAAGATACTGGTAACCGGAGGAACAGGTTATATCGGATCGCATACCTGTGTTGAACTTCAACAAAAAGGATACGAAGTGATCATCGTTGACAACCTTTCCAATTCAAACATTAAGGTGCTGGATGCCATTGAAAAAATTAGCGGGATTAAACCGGCTTTCGAAAATTTTGATTTAGCTGATTCGCAAAAAACAGTTGACTTTTTTAAACGAAATTCCGATATTGATGGCATCATCCATTTTGCGGCTTTTAAGGCAGTTGGAGAATCGGTGGATTTACCGCTAAAATATTATCACAACAATCTTTTTTCGTTGGTGAACATTCTACAATCGATGAAAGATAATGGGATTGTGAATCTGGTATTTTCGTCAAGTTGCACGGTTTATGGTCAACCTGAAAAACTTCCTGTGAGTGAAGATGCACCTATCCAAAAAGCAGAATCACCTTACGGAAACACCAAACAAATTTCCGAAGAAATTATTTTTGACACCGTTAAATCATCCAATATAAAAGGCATTGCTTTGCGGTACTTCAATCCAATTGGGGCTCACGAAAGTGCCATCATTGGCGAACTTCCCTTGGGAGTTCCCAACTGTTTGATGCCTTATATTACGCAAACAGCCATCGGTACTCGTCAACAATTGAGCGTGTTTGGCGACGATTATAATACCCCTGACGGAACAGCTATTCGCGACTACATACACATTGTTGATTTGGCAAAAGCGCATGTGATTGCCGTTGAGCGAATGGTTAATCAAAAAATGAAAAAAACATTTGAGTATTTTAATTTAGGAACCGGAAATGGTTATTCGGTGTTGGAGGTAATCAAATCTTTTGAAAAAGTATCAGGACAGAAACTCAATTATAAAATTGTTGGTCGAAGGGCCGGGGATGTTGAGCAAGTTTGGGCCGACACCAATTTTGCAAATGTTGAATTGGGCTGGAAAGCTCAAAAAACATTAGATGAAATGACCCTTTCTGCATGGAAGTGGGAGAAAAAACTAAAAGAAAACTAA
- a CDS encoding N-acetyltransferase, translated as MSTDFFAHPSTVIDEGCQIGAGTKIWHFSHIMSNCILGENCNIGQNVVVSPEVILGKNVKVQNNVSIYSGVVCEDDVFLGPSMVFTNIKNPRSAIIRKDQYEKTFIRKGASIGANATIICGIEMGEYAMIGAGAVVTKDVKPYALVIGNPSKQIGWVSEYGHRLVFDENGIAECVESKKKYQLLDDKILKL; from the coding sequence ATGTCAACTGATTTTTTTGCTCACCCAAGCACTGTTATCGACGAAGGCTGCCAAATAGGTGCAGGCACTAAAATCTGGCATTTTTCACACATCATGTCAAATTGTATCCTTGGTGAAAATTGCAATATTGGACAGAACGTTGTTGTTTCCCCAGAAGTGATTTTGGGTAAAAACGTCAAAGTTCAAAATAATGTTTCAATTTATTCAGGGGTGGTTTGTGAGGATGATGTGTTTTTAGGCCCTTCTATGGTTTTTACGAATATTAAAAATCCAAGAAGTGCCATCATAAGGAAGGATCAATACGAAAAGACCTTTATTCGGAAAGGGGCCAGTATTGGCGCAAATGCAACCATTATTTGTGGAATTGAAATGGGTGAATATGCAATGATTGGTGCAGGAGCCGTTGTGACTAAAGATGTCAAACCTTACGCACTGGTTATTGGTAATCCATCAAAGCAAATAGGTTGGGTAAGCGAATATGGGCATCGATTAGTATTTGATGAAAATGGCATTGCCGAATGTGTGGAAAGCAAAAAAAAATATCAACTTCTTGATGATAAGATTTTGAAATTATGA
- a CDS encoding DegT/DnrJ/EryC1/StrS family aminotransferase: MKKINMVDLKGQYEKIKGEIDGAIHEVLDTTAFINGPAVKTFQSNLEKYLGVKHVIPCANGTDALQIAMMALGLKPGDEVITTSFTFIATAEVIALLGLTPVLVDIDPNTFNIDPDSVRKAITTKTKAIVPVHLFGQCADMDAIMEIAAEFNLKVIEDACQAIGADYTFKNGEIKKAGTIGEVGCTSFFPSKNLGAYGDGGAIFTNDDELANQCRIIANHGMVVRYYHDLIGVNSRLDSIQAAILNVKLKYLNEYSEARNKAANAYNQAFSKCKNLQVPAQFAQSTHVFHQYTLLTKNIDREGLHEYLESKGIPAPIYYPVPLHLQKAYQDPRYKEGDFPVTEDVCKRVLSLPMHTEIDDEQIAFITESVLEFVNK; encoded by the coding sequence ATGAAGAAAATTAATATGGTTGACCTGAAGGGTCAGTATGAGAAGATTAAAGGAGAAATTGATGGTGCGATTCATGAAGTGCTTGATACTACTGCGTTTATTAACGGACCAGCCGTTAAAACCTTTCAGTCGAATTTAGAAAAGTATTTAGGAGTTAAGCATGTAATTCCATGCGCCAACGGTACCGATGCATTACAAATTGCAATGATGGCTTTAGGCCTCAAACCGGGTGATGAAGTAATCACAACTTCTTTTACCTTTATTGCCACTGCTGAAGTTATTGCTTTATTAGGACTTACTCCGGTTCTGGTCGACATCGATCCGAACACTTTTAATATCGATCCGGATTCTGTTCGCAAAGCGATAACCACTAAAACCAAGGCGATCGTTCCTGTTCATCTATTCGGACAATGTGCCGATATGGATGCAATCATGGAAATTGCCGCCGAATTTAATTTAAAAGTAATTGAAGATGCTTGTCAGGCTATTGGTGCGGATTATACCTTTAAAAATGGGGAAATCAAGAAAGCCGGAACCATTGGTGAAGTTGGATGTACTTCTTTCTTCCCTTCTAAAAACCTTGGTGCTTATGGTGACGGTGGAGCAATATTTACTAATGATGATGAATTAGCCAATCAGTGCCGAATTATTGCAAATCATGGAATGGTGGTTAGATATTACCACGATTTAATTGGGGTAAACTCAAGACTTGATAGCATTCAGGCGGCTATCTTGAATGTTAAATTGAAATATTTGAATGAATACTCAGAAGCCAGAAATAAAGCTGCTAATGCTTATAACCAGGCGTTCTCTAAGTGCAAGAATTTGCAGGTACCTGCACAATTTGCACAATCAACCCATGTTTTCCATCAATATACTTTGCTCACAAAAAATATTGACAGGGAAGGGCTTCACGAATATTTAGAATCTAAAGGAATCCCTGCTCCAATTTATTACCCGGTGCCGCTTCATTTGCAAAAAGCATATCAGGACCCACGGTATAAAGAAGGTGATTTCCCGGTTACTGAAGATGTTTGCAAAAGAGTATTATCTTTACCTATGCATACTGAAATTGATGACGAACAAATTGCATTTATTACTGAATCTGTATTGGAATTTGTAAATAAATAA
- a CDS encoding 3-deoxy-D-manno-octulosonic acid transferase, protein MKFLYNFLISVFYFAIIIASLVNKKAKKWLNGRKNVFESLLYSVAAGDEIIWIHCASLGEFEQGRPIIEGLKKAHPNYKILLSFFSPSGYEIRKNYEYADIVTYLPLDTYSNAKKFISIINPKLVIFVKYEFWFNYLAELKKQRIPVIFISSIFRPDQYFFKSYSSWFRKALKNIDHFFVQNEESKELLQNIGINQVTTCGDTRFDRVYQLAQNPLKFEIINLFKGESKLIVAGSTWPQDEEQLIPIINKFPEIKFIIAPHEVHPSRIEQIQKKIGSKAGLLSSAKINELDNYNVLIVDSIGVLAHVYQYATIAYIGGGFKTGLHNIQEPVTFGIPVVFGPKFQKFQEANDLIKLKGAFSIKNSNELLEIFSNLIVIKDLYQNACQTNKNYVNQSVGASKIILNYLNELLEN, encoded by the coding sequence ATGAAATTCTTATATAATTTTCTCATTTCAGTGTTCTACTTTGCAATTATAATTGCCTCTTTGGTAAATAAAAAAGCAAAAAAATGGTTAAATGGCAGAAAAAACGTTTTTGAATCGCTACTATATTCGGTTGCGGCAGGAGATGAGATTATCTGGATTCATTGTGCTTCACTTGGCGAATTTGAACAAGGCCGACCCATTATAGAAGGCCTCAAAAAAGCGCATCCGAATTATAAGATTTTACTTAGTTTTTTCTCACCGTCAGGTTATGAAATAAGAAAAAATTATGAGTATGCGGATATTGTTACTTATCTTCCTTTAGACACATATTCAAATGCAAAGAAATTTATTAGTATTATTAATCCCAAGCTTGTAATTTTTGTAAAATATGAGTTTTGGTTTAATTATCTGGCAGAACTTAAAAAGCAAAGAATCCCGGTCATTTTTATTTCTTCCATTTTTAGGCCCGATCAATACTTTTTCAAATCTTATAGCAGTTGGTTTAGGAAGGCATTAAAGAATATCGACCATTTTTTTGTTCAGAATGAAGAATCAAAAGAGCTACTTCAAAATATTGGAATTAATCAGGTGACCACTTGTGGTGATACCCGTTTCGACCGGGTATATCAATTGGCACAGAATCCATTGAAATTTGAAATCATCAATCTATTTAAGGGAGAAAGTAAATTGATAGTTGCCGGGAGTACCTGGCCTCAAGATGAAGAGCAACTCATCCCGATCATAAACAAGTTTCCAGAAATAAAATTTATTATCGCTCCACATGAGGTACATCCTTCCAGAATTGAACAAATTCAGAAAAAAATCGGCTCGAAAGCAGGATTACTTTCAAGTGCCAAAATAAATGAGCTTGATAATTACAACGTTTTGATAGTCGATAGTATTGGGGTACTTGCGCATGTATATCAGTACGCAACTATTGCCTATATTGGCGGTGGATTCAAAACCGGACTACACAATATTCAGGAACCCGTGACTTTCGGTATTCCGGTAGTTTTTGGGCCTAAGTTTCAAAAATTTCAGGAAGCCAATGATTTGATTAAATTGAAAGGTGCTTTTTCAATCAAAAACAGTAATGAACTCCTTGAAATTTTCTCAAATTTGATCGTCATTAAGGATCTGTATCAGAATGCTTGTCAAACAAATAAGAATTACGTAAATCAAAGTGTTGGGGCTTCCAAAATAATATTGAATTACCTGAATGAATTATTAGAAAATTAA
- a CDS encoding leucyl aminopeptidase family protein, which produces MIKVNCAKKYGTNSSLVILISDLKQLPKDLLNKGEIAFIKKSFEQEIKSVELNKMSYWIFIQMIDPKKDLNSTSENARKSGDKLLEVINIHKLTSVSVLDYTKNELLALPFAEGMSLGNYQFLKYFKEKTKKQNALSEIKIISNIIDPKSIGQLNILTEANAIARTLVNEPVSYLTAEKLSEEIKQIFSETNVKVEVLNKKKIESLKMGGLLAVNKGSIDPPTFNIIEYKPETVVNQKPYVFVGKGVVYDTGGMNIKTEDHMNDMKCDMAGGAAVTGAIYAIAKAKLPVYVIGLIPATDNRPDGNAYVSGDVIYMHNGTSVEVLNTDAEGRIILADALSYAKKYEPELVIDLATLTGAAQRAIGHNGSVAMGTKSENEMKLLLESGYRVHERIVEFPFWEEYDEEIKSSIADIKNLGGPTAGAITAGKFLAHFTDYPYIHLDIAGTAFLNKKDSYRGLGGTGVGVRLLFDFIKHKIK; this is translated from the coding sequence ATGATAAAAGTTAATTGTGCAAAAAAGTATGGGACCAATAGTAGTTTGGTAATCTTAATATCCGACCTTAAACAATTGCCAAAGGATCTCTTAAATAAAGGCGAAATCGCATTTATCAAAAAAAGCTTTGAGCAGGAAATTAAAAGTGTTGAGCTTAATAAAATGTCGTATTGGATTTTCATCCAAATGATTGATCCGAAAAAAGATTTGAACAGCACAAGTGAGAATGCCAGAAAATCGGGGGATAAATTATTAGAAGTCATCAATATACACAAGCTCACAAGTGTTTCTGTTCTCGATTACACCAAGAATGAACTTTTGGCGCTTCCTTTTGCTGAAGGGATGTCGTTGGGGAATTATCAATTCTTAAAATATTTCAAAGAAAAGACAAAAAAGCAAAATGCGCTGTCGGAAATTAAAATTATTTCAAATATTATCGACCCCAAAAGCATCGGGCAATTGAATATTTTAACCGAAGCAAATGCAATTGCAAGGACTTTGGTCAATGAGCCTGTTTCTTATTTAACCGCTGAAAAGTTATCAGAAGAGATTAAACAAATTTTTAGCGAGACTAATGTAAAGGTTGAGGTCCTAAATAAAAAGAAGATTGAAAGCCTGAAAATGGGAGGTTTATTGGCCGTCAATAAAGGGAGTATTGATCCCCCGACTTTTAATATTATTGAATACAAACCCGAAACTGTTGTGAATCAAAAACCTTATGTTTTTGTGGGCAAAGGGGTAGTTTATGATACCGGTGGGATGAATATTAAAACGGAAGATCATATGAATGATATGAAATGCGATATGGCAGGCGGAGCAGCCGTTACTGGTGCCATCTATGCAATTGCAAAAGCAAAACTTCCGGTATATGTTATTGGCTTAATCCCGGCCACCGATAATCGCCCTGATGGAAATGCTTATGTAAGCGGAGATGTTATTTATATGCATAACGGAACCAGTGTTGAAGTACTAAATACGGACGCTGAAGGCAGAATAATTCTTGCTGATGCCCTTTCTTACGCAAAAAAATATGAGCCTGAACTCGTCATTGATTTAGCAACATTAACAGGTGCTGCACAGCGAGCTATCGGGCATAATGGATCTGTAGCCATGGGAACTAAGTCGGAAAACGAAATGAAATTATTGTTGGAAAGCGGGTACCGGGTTCATGAACGCATTGTTGAATTTCCCTTTTGGGAAGAATATGATGAGGAAATAAAATCTTCGATAGCCGATATCAAAAATCTTGGAGGTCCAACAGCCGGAGCCATTACGGCAGGAAAGTTCTTAGCTCATTTTACCGATTATCCTTACATCCATCTGGATATTGCAGGAACCGCATTTTTAAATAAAAAGGATAGCTACCGCGGACTCGGAGGTACAGGTGTTGGGGTTCGGCTCTTGTTCGATTTCATCAAACATAAAATTAAGTAA
- the pdxA gene encoding 4-hydroxythreonine-4-phosphate dehydrogenase PdxA: MSEIEETENVIRVGISHGDINGIGYEVIIKSFRDPRILELFTPVVYGSSRAASYHRKAINLQEFSFNIIKSADQISPLKANLINCCEREVKIELGKSRNDAGELALQSLEEAVAGLKNKDIQILVTAPINKHNIQSNGFKFPGHTEYLAENFGNQTPLMLMVCDSIRLGVVTGHIPLKDVSATLTIDLIMEKVQIMNESLKIDFGIRKPKIAILGLNPHAGDEGLLGTEDIEVILPAIRKAFDENILAYGPYPADGFFGSQSYKNFDGVLAMYHDQGLIAFKTLAFESGVNYTAGLSIVRTSPAHGTAYDIAGKNLASSESFISAIYLGIEIYKNRLMHQELVKNPLITTEQETNNSAN, translated from the coding sequence ATGAGTGAAATTGAGGAAACAGAAAATGTGATCAGGGTTGGAATTTCGCATGGAGATATCAACGGAATTGGATATGAGGTTATCATTAAATCGTTTCGCGATCCCCGTATTTTGGAGTTGTTCACCCCCGTGGTTTATGGGTCATCAAGAGCAGCATCTTATCACCGAAAAGCGATAAACCTTCAAGAGTTTAGTTTTAACATAATTAAGTCGGCCGATCAAATAAGCCCCTTGAAAGCAAATTTGATCAATTGCTGTGAGAGAGAAGTGAAAATTGAACTGGGCAAATCAAGAAATGATGCAGGGGAACTTGCACTGCAATCGTTAGAAGAAGCTGTTGCAGGTTTGAAAAATAAAGATATTCAAATATTGGTAACGGCACCAATTAATAAACATAATATTCAATCCAACGGATTTAAATTTCCGGGACATACTGAATATTTAGCTGAGAATTTTGGCAATCAAACCCCTTTAATGTTAATGGTTTGTGATAGTATAAGACTAGGTGTTGTCACTGGTCATATTCCACTTAAGGATGTTTCTGCTACTTTAACCATTGATTTAATTATGGAAAAAGTACAAATCATGAACGAGAGTTTAAAAATTGATTTTGGAATCCGCAAACCAAAAATTGCCATACTTGGTTTAAATCCGCATGCCGGTGATGAAGGATTACTCGGAACTGAAGATATAGAGGTAATTTTACCAGCAATCAGGAAGGCGTTTGATGAAAATATATTAGCTTATGGTCCCTATCCGGCAGATGGATTTTTTGGATCTCAATCCTATAAAAACTTTGATGGGGTGCTGGCCATGTATCACGATCAGGGATTGATTGCTTTTAAAACCCTGGCATTTGAAAGTGGTGTAAATTATACCGCAGGACTTTCAATTGTTCGAACATCTCCGGCGCATGGCACTGCTTATGATATTGCCGGTAAAAACTTAGCTTCAAGTGAGTCTTTTATAAGTGCCATCTATCTTGGAATTGAAATCTATAAAAACAGGTTAATGCATCAGGAATTAGTTAAAAATCCGCTGATAACAACCGAACAAGAAACTAATAATTCGGCAAACTAA